In Micrococcus luteus NCTC 2665, a single window of DNA contains:
- a CDS encoding glycine betaine ABC transporter substrate-binding protein, producing MTTPRATLPSRRRGRTPARAALAALGLAASLVLSGCGLSTAGGYLPSGTPAGDVAGIDLEGAHVAVGSKNFNEGVVLGKITAILMRSAGADVEDLTNMPGSLSARQAQVAGVVDVEWDYTGTAWITYLGHTDPIPDAQAQWAAVRDEDAQQGLVWLPPAELDNTYTLSVRQDRAEELGLETLADIKDLPTEEQSFCVSAEFAARNDGFLPMLEAYGIERPTGSRLRQMDIGAVFAAVADGSCTFGEAYSTDGRIAALDLTTLQDPLSFFPKYNAAPIVREEVLAQHPEIADLLAPVTARLDNATAARLNARVDVDGEEPTQVAWDWLREEGLITD from the coding sequence ATGACCACCCCGCGCGCGACCCTCCCGTCCCGCCGCCGCGGCCGGACTCCCGCTCGTGCCGCGCTCGCCGCGCTCGGCCTGGCGGCCTCCCTGGTCCTGTCCGGGTGCGGGCTGAGCACCGCCGGCGGCTACCTGCCCTCGGGCACGCCCGCCGGCGACGTCGCCGGGATCGACCTCGAGGGCGCCCACGTGGCGGTGGGCTCCAAGAACTTCAACGAGGGCGTCGTGCTCGGCAAGATCACCGCGATCCTGATGCGCTCCGCGGGGGCCGACGTCGAGGATCTGACCAACATGCCGGGTTCGCTCAGTGCGCGCCAGGCCCAGGTCGCCGGCGTCGTGGACGTCGAGTGGGACTACACGGGGACGGCCTGGATCACGTACCTGGGCCACACCGATCCGATCCCGGACGCCCAGGCGCAGTGGGCCGCGGTCCGGGACGAGGACGCGCAGCAGGGCCTGGTGTGGCTGCCGCCTGCCGAACTCGACAACACCTACACCCTCTCCGTGCGCCAGGACCGGGCGGAGGAGCTCGGCCTGGAGACGCTCGCGGACATCAAGGACCTCCCCACCGAGGAGCAGTCCTTCTGCGTGAGCGCCGAGTTCGCCGCCCGCAACGACGGGTTCCTGCCCATGCTCGAGGCCTACGGGATCGAACGGCCCACCGGATCCCGGCTGCGCCAGATGGACATCGGGGCGGTGTTCGCCGCGGTGGCGGATGGGTCGTGCACCTTCGGGGAGGCGTACTCCACGGACGGGCGGATCGCCGCGCTGGACCTGACGACCCTGCAGGACCCGCTGAGCTTCTTCCCGAAGTACAACGCAGCCCCCATCGTGCGCGAGGAGGTCCTGGCCCAGCACCCCGAGATCGCCGACCTGCTGGCGCCCGTGACCGCGCGCCTGGACAACGCGACGGCCGCGCGCCTGAACGCCCGGGTGGACGTCGACGGCGAGGAGCCCACCCAGGTCGCGTGGGACTGGCTCCGCGAGGAGGGCCTGATCACCGACTGA
- a CDS encoding ABC transporter permease encodes MIARLRGASAEDRLLLIGLPLLVGALLIGWTVWVRGAALDDVEARLLTWPTVLRLTAEHLALVGVSTALVVATAVPLGVLLSRPAARRFTPVAMGLANAGQAAPVIGVIVLLAMAWGFGFRVAVLALSLYAFLPVLANTLAGLRGVDPTVVEAARGMGMSPLQTLLRVELPLALPVIMAGLRTALVLLVGTGAFATFIDAGGGLGLLIQTGIVLFRFPLLVSGAILVAALALMIEWIGRLVETLATPRGLA; translated from the coding sequence ATGATCGCCCGGCTGCGTGGGGCCTCCGCCGAGGACCGCCTGCTCCTGATCGGCCTGCCGCTGCTGGTGGGCGCCTTGCTGATCGGGTGGACCGTCTGGGTGCGCGGAGCCGCCCTCGACGACGTCGAGGCCCGGCTGCTGACCTGGCCCACCGTCCTGCGCCTCACCGCCGAGCACCTGGCCCTCGTCGGCGTGTCCACCGCTCTGGTCGTGGCGACGGCCGTCCCGCTCGGCGTGCTGCTGAGCCGCCCCGCCGCCCGGCGGTTCACCCCCGTCGCCATGGGGCTGGCCAATGCCGGCCAGGCCGCTCCCGTGATCGGTGTGATCGTCCTGCTCGCCATGGCGTGGGGGTTCGGCTTCCGGGTCGCCGTCCTGGCACTGTCCCTCTACGCGTTCCTGCCCGTGCTGGCCAACACCCTGGCCGGGCTGCGGGGCGTCGACCCCACCGTCGTCGAGGCGGCCCGCGGCATGGGCATGTCGCCGCTGCAGACCCTGCTCCGGGTGGAGCTGCCCTTGGCCCTGCCCGTGATCATGGCGGGTCTGCGGACCGCCCTGGTGCTGCTGGTGGGCACCGGGGCGTTCGCGACGTTCATCGACGCGGGCGGCGGCCTCGGCCTGCTCATCCAGACCGGGATCGTCCTGTTCCGTTTCCCGCTGCTCGTCTCGGGGGCGATCCTCGTGGCCGCCCTCGCCCTGATGATCGAGTGGATCGGCCGCCTCGTCGAGACGCTGGCCACCCCGAGGGGGCTCGCATGA
- a CDS encoding ABC transporter ATP-binding protein, with product MSTDRDAGAEIRLESLTKLYPGQDRPAVDALDLIIPAGETVVFVGPSGCGKTTSLKMINRLIEPTSGRILIGGEDITRRDPTRLRRQIGYVVQGGGMMPHLSVAENVGLVPRLLKWDRRRIADRVDELLDLVGLDPAIYRDRFPRELSGGQQQRVGVARGLAADPPVLLMDEPFGAVDPLTRKRLQQEMLDIQARVGKTIVMVTHDVDEAVLLGDRILVLEPGAHVAQYATPEEVLARPATEFVADFVGSGAGLKRLGLRSVDSLPLRPIAHHPTGTLPGGPVLDAATPISEALAALVTAPTEEIAVVRDGTVIGLLDYPTLRAHVRAGGEQARP from the coding sequence ATCCCCGCGGGGGAGACCGTGGTGTTCGTCGGCCCGTCCGGCTGCGGCAAGACCACCTCGCTGAAGATGATCAACCGCCTCATCGAGCCCACCTCCGGACGGATCCTAATCGGTGGGGAGGACATCACACGCCGCGACCCCACCCGGCTGCGCCGTCAGATCGGCTACGTCGTGCAGGGTGGCGGGATGATGCCCCACCTGTCCGTCGCCGAGAACGTCGGGCTGGTGCCGCGCCTGCTCAAGTGGGACCGCCGGCGCATCGCCGACCGCGTGGACGAGCTGCTCGACCTCGTCGGCCTGGACCCGGCGATCTATCGAGACCGTTTCCCGCGCGAGCTGTCCGGCGGACAGCAGCAGCGCGTCGGCGTGGCCCGGGGCCTCGCGGCGGATCCTCCCGTGCTGCTCATGGACGAGCCCTTCGGCGCCGTGGACCCCCTCACCCGCAAGCGCCTGCAGCAGGAGATGCTCGACATCCAGGCCAGGGTGGGCAAGACCATCGTGATGGTCACCCACGACGTGGACGAGGCCGTGCTCCTGGGCGACCGGATCCTGGTGCTCGAACCCGGCGCGCACGTGGCCCAGTACGCCACCCCCGAAGAGGTCCTGGCGCGGCCGGCCACCGAGTTCGTGGCCGACTTCGTGGGGTCGGGGGCGGGGCTCAAGCGGCTGGGGCTGCGGTCGGTCGACTCGCTGCCGCTGCGCCCGATCGCACACCACCCGACGGGCACGCTGCCGGGCGGGCCCGTGCTCGACGCGGCCACCCCGATCAGCGAGGCCCTCGCGGCGCTGGTCACGGCCCCGACGGAGGAGATCGCCGTGGTCCGTGATGGCACGGTCATCGGTCTGCTCGACTATCCGACACTGCGCGCGCACGTCCGCGCCGGCGGCGAGCAGGCTCGGCCATGA